Proteins from a genomic interval of Ramlibacter algicola:
- a CDS encoding 3-deoxy-D-manno-octulosonic acid transferase codes for MRKLYSLVMRGAQPLLRSKLRRRGAAEPGYLVAVDERFGRYDQPATPGALWIHAVSLGETRAAGILLAALRERDPALRVLLTHGTATGREEGSRLLREGDQQAWLPWDTPHAVARFLAHFRPAAGVLMETEVWPNLADACEREGVPLLLANARLSEQSLRKTLRLQRLSRAAYGSLGAVWAQTQADAQRLGRAGAQVSGVYGNLKFDAEPDAALLQQGRDWRARSAAPVIMFASSREGEEAELLRILAAQRELSGAGFARRATDGEAAAARWLLVPRHPQRFDEVAQLAQQAGFRVARRSAWGAGGPPDADLWIGDSLGEMPLYYGLADVALLGGSFLPLGGQNLIEAAACGCPVVMGPHTFNFAEAAERAQAEGGAVRVATMEEGVRAAQALVADPARRGEVVANATRFAQAHRGAAAKTADAILALLRRQGRRLTS; via the coding sequence ATGCGCAAGCTCTACTCGCTCGTGATGCGCGGCGCGCAACCGCTGTTGCGCAGCAAGCTGCGCCGGCGCGGCGCGGCCGAGCCTGGCTACCTGGTCGCGGTCGACGAACGCTTCGGCCGCTACGACCAGCCGGCCACGCCCGGCGCTCTGTGGATCCATGCGGTGTCGCTCGGCGAAACGCGTGCCGCCGGCATCCTGCTGGCCGCGCTGCGCGAGCGCGATCCGGCGCTGCGCGTGCTGCTCACGCACGGCACGGCGACCGGCCGGGAAGAGGGATCGCGCCTGCTGCGCGAAGGCGACCAGCAGGCCTGGCTGCCCTGGGACACGCCGCACGCGGTGGCGCGCTTCCTCGCCCACTTCCGCCCCGCCGCCGGCGTGCTGATGGAGACCGAGGTCTGGCCCAACCTGGCGGACGCGTGCGAGCGCGAAGGCGTGCCGCTGCTGCTGGCGAACGCGCGCCTGTCGGAGCAGTCGCTGCGCAAGACGCTGCGCCTGCAGCGCCTCTCGCGCGCTGCCTATGGGTCGCTCGGCGCCGTGTGGGCGCAGACGCAAGCCGATGCGCAGCGCCTCGGCCGCGCGGGCGCGCAGGTGAGCGGCGTCTACGGCAACCTCAAGTTCGATGCCGAGCCCGACGCCGCGCTGCTGCAGCAGGGCCGCGACTGGCGCGCCCGCTCGGCCGCGCCGGTCATCATGTTCGCCAGCTCGCGCGAAGGCGAGGAGGCCGAGCTGCTGCGCATCCTGGCGGCGCAACGCGAGTTGTCCGGCGCCGGCTTCGCGCGCCGCGCCACGGATGGCGAAGCCGCCGCGGCCCGCTGGCTGCTCGTGCCGCGCCATCCGCAGCGCTTCGACGAAGTGGCGCAACTCGCGCAGCAGGCGGGCTTCCGCGTCGCGCGCCGCAGCGCGTGGGGTGCCGGCGGCCCACCGGACGCGGACCTCTGGATCGGCGATTCGCTCGGCGAGATGCCGCTGTACTACGGCCTGGCGGACGTTGCGCTGCTGGGCGGCAGCTTCCTCCCCTTGGGTGGCCAGAACCTGATCGAAGCGGCGGCTTGCGGCTGCCCGGTCGTGATGGGGCCGCACACCTTCAACTTCGCCGAGGCGGCCGAGCGCGCGCAGGCCGAGGGCGGGGCGGTCCGCGTGGCGACGATGGAGGAGGGGGTGCGCGCCGCGCAGGCCCTGGTGGCCGACCCCGCCCGGCGCGGCGAGGTGGTGGCGAACGCCACCCGCTTCGCGCAGGCGCACCGCGGCGCGGCGGCGAAGACCGCGGACGCGATCCTCGCGCTGCTGCGGCGGCAGGGGCGCCGGCTTACTTCGTGA